One window from the genome of Hyalangium ruber encodes:
- a CDS encoding SAM-dependent methyltransferase: protein MSAQPLRAPPRDEVSAYYDAKTERLLHRYGPGPRVHYHTGMVEEIPPPGLTVEALRVRIHEAQERLLKEMALAVGGWQVGREVLDVGCGLGGGSLYWAAEHKARVTAITIAPAHLPWVRRFAEQAGVAHQVTALLCDALEVPGRECFDLVVAVESSCYLPRREWFRKLRTLLRPGGRVLLTDCFLGRPAMAAPFDRYWRTRIGAVDEYFRAASEEGLRLELHQDLTWRAVNFWTLTLDLLAREREAKLRQGGLGLVGRSQSEREHLRLQQGFLDGGLHHGWMVLRRPR from the coding sequence ATGAGCGCGCAGCCGCTGCGAGCCCCCCCTCGGGACGAGGTGTCCGCCTACTACGACGCCAAGACGGAGCGGCTGCTGCACCGCTACGGGCCGGGGCCCCGGGTCCACTACCACACGGGCATGGTGGAGGAGATTCCGCCGCCCGGGCTGACGGTCGAGGCGCTGCGGGTGCGCATCCACGAGGCCCAGGAGCGGCTGCTCAAGGAGATGGCGCTCGCGGTGGGCGGCTGGCAGGTGGGCCGGGAGGTGTTGGACGTGGGCTGCGGCCTGGGCGGCGGCTCGCTCTACTGGGCGGCGGAGCACAAGGCGCGGGTGACGGCCATCACCATCGCGCCCGCGCACCTGCCCTGGGTGCGGCGCTTCGCGGAGCAGGCGGGCGTGGCCCACCAGGTGACGGCCCTGCTGTGCGACGCGCTGGAGGTGCCGGGGCGCGAGTGCTTCGACCTGGTGGTGGCGGTGGAGAGCTCGTGCTACCTGCCGCGCCGCGAGTGGTTCCGCAAGCTGCGCACGCTGCTGCGGCCGGGCGGCCGGGTGCTGCTCACCGACTGCTTCCTCGGGCGGCCGGCGATGGCGGCGCCGTTCGACCGGTACTGGCGCACGCGCATCGGCGCGGTGGACGAGTACTTCCGCGCCGCGAGCGAGGAGGGCCTGCGGCTGGAGCTGCACCAGGACCTGACGTGGCGCGCGGTGAACTTCTGGACGCTGACGCTGGACCTGCTCGCGCGAGAGCGGGAGGCGAAGCTGCGCCAGGGCGGCCTGGGGCTCGTGGGGCGCAGCCAGTCGGAGCGCGAGCACCTGCGGCTGCAGCAGGGCTTCCTCGATGGAGGGCTCCACCACGGGTGGATGGTGCTGCGGCGTCCGCGCTGA
- a CDS encoding Gfo/Idh/MocA family protein produces MARQQGRTRGAAGRGKKATRQVGYAVVGLGHFAQDAVLPAFENAKDNSRLVALVSGDPEKSRELGERHGVPVFGYDRYEECLALPEVEAVYIALPNSLHAEYAVKAARAGVHVLSEKPLATSEAECREMIRACEENDVRLMTAYRLHFEQANLTAVEAVREGKIGDPRLFTSTFSFQIQAPNIRLERDKGGGVLWDIGVYCVNAARYLFRAEPVEVFAFCDRSDDERFTETEEAASVVMRFPEGKLAAFNVSFGAEAVATYRLVGTEGELKLDNAYEYKGELRWELTSQGKTRKGKVKERDQIAPELLTFSDCILEGTEPEPNGWEGLADVRIISALYESARTGQPVKLEPFEKPQRPTKEQELHRPPSEEAELVNVEAPTQ; encoded by the coding sequence ATGGCTCGTCAGCAGGGCAGGACGCGAGGGGCGGCAGGGCGCGGGAAGAAGGCGACGCGGCAGGTGGGCTACGCGGTGGTGGGCCTGGGGCACTTCGCGCAGGACGCGGTGCTGCCCGCCTTCGAGAACGCGAAGGACAACTCGCGGCTGGTGGCGCTGGTGAGTGGGGACCCGGAGAAGTCGCGCGAGCTGGGCGAGCGCCACGGCGTACCCGTGTTCGGCTACGACCGCTACGAGGAGTGCCTGGCGCTGCCGGAAGTGGAGGCGGTCTACATCGCGCTGCCCAACTCGCTGCACGCCGAGTACGCGGTGAAGGCGGCGCGAGCGGGGGTACACGTGCTGAGCGAGAAGCCGCTGGCCACCTCCGAGGCCGAGTGCCGGGAGATGATCCGCGCGTGCGAGGAGAACGACGTGCGGCTGATGACGGCCTACCGGCTACACTTCGAGCAGGCGAACCTCACGGCGGTGGAGGCGGTGCGTGAGGGGAAGATTGGAGACCCGCGCCTCTTCACCTCGACATTCAGCTTCCAGATTCAGGCGCCCAACATCCGGCTGGAGCGGGACAAGGGTGGCGGGGTGCTGTGGGACATCGGCGTGTACTGCGTGAACGCCGCGCGCTACCTCTTCCGGGCCGAGCCCGTGGAGGTGTTCGCCTTCTGCGACAGGAGCGACGACGAGCGCTTCACGGAGACGGAGGAGGCGGCCTCGGTGGTGATGCGCTTCCCCGAGGGGAAGCTGGCGGCCTTCAACGTGAGCTTCGGGGCGGAGGCGGTGGCCACCTACCGGCTGGTGGGCACCGAGGGCGAGCTGAAGCTGGACAACGCCTATGAGTACAAGGGCGAGCTGCGCTGGGAACTCACCTCGCAGGGCAAGACGCGCAAGGGCAAGGTGAAGGAGCGGGACCAGATCGCCCCGGAGCTCCTCACCTTCAGCGACTGCATCCTGGAGGGGACGGAGCCGGAACCGAACGGTTGGGAGGGACTGGCGGACGTGCGCATCATCTCGGCGCTGTACGAGTCGGCGCGCACGGGCCAGCCGGTGAAGCTGGAGCCCTTCGAGAAGCCGCAGCGGCCCACGAAGGAGCAGGAGCTGCACCGCCCGCCCTCGGAGGAGGCCGAGCTGGTGAACGTGGAGGCGCCGACGCAGTAG
- a CDS encoding metallophosphatase: MSATVVLHACAGGPGRLRVWLGARARTTAPTLSWSLDGQPAQPEVLRPIKSVRSGPFLGGDSPRVFAGLYDFPVDVRIPRPFRVSVSLDGAPPITETLRALPNTVPFGLDKAFHLMLASCFYWSEDKKGLAGISLDAVLRGYTPDMLLLAGDQVYLDLPPIKDFPLARPALARKFEEDYARNWFEASAYAKVLHSAPYACVPDDHDYWNNFPMPAAHIQNTWTQSGRDAWGEVARMLYGHFQHVQPTPVGTPVQFDVEPLSFFLLDARSWRDANFRFTMTPEARDALSAWVSGCIRDRKLGVFATGQSLFMPKAGDVNRRFGDSTMNNYGDYRFLMGELDRLMREAGDVLLLTGDMHWGRVVRFEPRDALASTARMYEVISSPTALVETPGSDQWSRFKDTFSTKKDRWFRHSDATLLGGIMEVEGTRAPFQVSTLYRHRGNNVCLLSFRRHGDSLEVTPRYFPLEPGTPPNVVAPFVLRHR, from the coding sequence ATGAGCGCCACCGTCGTCCTTCATGCGTGCGCTGGCGGGCCCGGGCGCCTGCGCGTCTGGCTCGGCGCGAGAGCGCGCACCACGGCGCCCACGCTGAGCTGGAGCCTCGATGGCCAACCCGCCCAGCCCGAGGTCCTGCGCCCCATCAAGAGTGTGCGCTCCGGTCCGTTCCTCGGCGGAGATTCGCCCCGTGTCTTCGCCGGCCTCTATGACTTTCCCGTGGACGTCCGCATCCCTCGCCCCTTCCGGGTGAGTGTGAGCCTGGACGGCGCTCCGCCCATCACCGAGACGCTGCGCGCCCTGCCGAACACGGTGCCCTTCGGGTTGGACAAGGCCTTCCACCTGATGCTGGCCTCCTGCTTCTACTGGTCGGAGGACAAGAAGGGCCTGGCGGGCATCTCCCTGGACGCGGTGCTGCGCGGCTACACGCCGGACATGCTGCTCCTGGCAGGCGACCAGGTGTACCTGGACCTGCCGCCCATCAAGGACTTCCCCCTGGCGCGCCCCGCGCTGGCCCGCAAGTTCGAGGAGGACTACGCCCGCAACTGGTTCGAGGCGAGCGCGTACGCCAAGGTGTTGCACAGCGCCCCGTACGCGTGCGTGCCGGACGACCACGACTACTGGAACAACTTCCCCATGCCCGCGGCGCACATCCAGAACACCTGGACGCAGTCGGGGCGCGACGCGTGGGGCGAGGTGGCGCGCATGCTGTACGGCCACTTCCAGCACGTGCAGCCCACCCCCGTGGGCACTCCCGTGCAGTTCGACGTGGAGCCGCTCTCGTTTTTCCTCCTGGATGCGCGCTCCTGGCGCGACGCGAACTTCCGCTTCACCATGACGCCGGAGGCCAGGGACGCGCTGTCCGCCTGGGTGTCAGGCTGCATCCGCGATCGCAAGCTGGGCGTCTTCGCCACTGGTCAGTCCCTGTTCATGCCCAAGGCGGGTGATGTGAATCGCCGCTTCGGCGACTCGACCATGAACAACTATGGCGACTACCGGTTCCTCATGGGCGAGCTGGATCGACTCATGCGTGAGGCGGGAGACGTGCTGCTGCTCACCGGCGACATGCACTGGGGTCGGGTGGTGCGCTTCGAGCCGCGGGACGCGCTCGCCTCCACGGCGCGGATGTACGAGGTGATCAGCTCGCCCACCGCGCTGGTGGAGACGCCGGGCTCCGATCAGTGGAGCCGCTTCAAGGACACCTTCTCCACCAAGAAGGACCGGTGGTTCCGGCACTCGGACGCCACCCTCCTCGGCGGCATCATGGAGGTGGAGGGCACGCGCGCTCCCTTCCAGGTGAGCACCCTCTACCGGCACCGCGGCAACAACGTGTGCCTGCTGTCGTTCCGGCGCCACGGCGACAGCCTCGAAGTGACTCCGCGCTACTTCCCGCTGGAGCCCGGTACTCCGCCCAACGTCGTCGCCCCCTTCGTCCTCCGCCACCGCTAG
- a CDS encoding vWA domain-containing protein codes for MAESKSDSLVNHICFVVDRSGSMSSIKPQVVRVFNEQLKTVQRNAKSAGQETFFSTFMFHSKVDAPRHFAAPVARVPKLAAKDFKPTGLTALQDAVGTAITRLQKAKGAKDKNTSFLLIVITDGAENNSRHYKTKLKGLIQQVQKTGRWSLAFLVPPGNERSLTRFGIPKGNVTSWDATVKGTKVMDEKLSAGLSTFYKARASGQKSVNAFFTTDMTKVDIKSLTGLKNVSKGFSQWTVDKERSIREFVNGKLQASPALRKKLGNEYKPGKGFYELTKPETIQPRKNLAIMDKATKAIFGGDHARKVLGMPGGANVRVKPGNHLNYAIFVESTSTNRKLVRGTTLLYQH; via the coding sequence ATGGCCGAGAGCAAGAGCGATTCACTCGTCAACCACATCTGTTTCGTGGTGGACCGCAGTGGCTCGATGAGCAGCATCAAGCCCCAGGTGGTGCGCGTCTTCAACGAGCAGCTCAAGACGGTGCAGCGCAACGCGAAGTCGGCCGGGCAGGAGACCTTCTTCAGCACCTTCATGTTCCACAGCAAGGTGGACGCGCCGCGCCACTTCGCCGCCCCCGTGGCGCGCGTGCCCAAGCTGGCGGCCAAGGACTTCAAGCCCACCGGCCTCACCGCGCTGCAGGACGCGGTGGGTACCGCCATCACCCGCCTTCAGAAGGCCAAGGGCGCGAAGGACAAGAACACCAGCTTCCTGCTCATCGTCATCACCGACGGGGCGGAGAACAACTCGCGCCACTACAAGACGAAGCTCAAGGGCCTCATCCAGCAGGTGCAGAAGACGGGCCGCTGGAGCCTGGCCTTCCTGGTACCGCCGGGCAACGAGCGCTCGCTGACGCGCTTCGGCATCCCCAAGGGCAACGTCACCAGCTGGGACGCCACGGTGAAGGGCACCAAGGTGATGGACGAGAAGCTGTCGGCGGGCCTGTCCACCTTCTACAAGGCGCGCGCCAGCGGGCAAAAGTCGGTCAACGCGTTCTTCACCACGGACATGACCAAGGTGGACATCAAGAGCCTCACGGGCTTGAAGAACGTGTCCAAGGGCTTCTCGCAGTGGACGGTGGACAAGGAGCGCTCCATCCGCGAGTTCGTCAACGGCAAGCTCCAGGCGAGCCCCGCGCTGCGCAAGAAGCTGGGCAATGAGTACAAGCCGGGCAAGGGTTTCTACGAGCTGACCAAGCCGGAGACGATCCAGCCGAGGAAGAACCTGGCCATCATGGACAAGGCCACCAAGGCCATCTTCGGCGGAGACCACGCGCGCAAGGTGCTGGGCATGCCGGGTGGGGCCAACGTGCGGGTGAAGCCGGGCAACCACCTCAACTACGCCATCTTCGTGGAGAGCACCTCCACCAACCGCAAGCTGGTGCGCGGCACCACCCTGCTCTACCAGCACTGA
- a CDS encoding LamG-like jellyroll fold domain-containing protein: MPRSFAITTSAPSLQLNGTGRGEFTFTVSNTLARPVRVRAVLEPEGSLPRGWLMIEGETERELAPDGTQSYGVKLLVPPGTPEGSYAFRLIIADVANPDEEFAIGPLVNFQLQRPAPVVPKKKFPLWIALLAAGVLLITAGAITAGVLLRDDEEPGLGGSGSEPTVFLRFDGQNDYVDLGDPPALTFPGTVTMEAWIRPRSMGPGLFQNILSHGYTLAPNGELVLRIASGQYQIVSWNGVSFFAAAPVPPEDLGQWVHLAGVYDGTQWHLYRNGTELVASASTVGALSFTAPWAIGARGGGTERFFQGDIAEVRLWRVARTPEQLRDDMRRTLDGNEEGLVGYWPLNEGRSTLARDRSPSEAHGVLRGPTWSVPSGGTEGQTSSR, translated from the coding sequence ATGCCCCGCAGCTTCGCCATCACCACATCCGCTCCCTCGCTCCAACTGAACGGCACAGGGCGCGGCGAGTTCACCTTCACCGTCTCCAACACGCTGGCCCGGCCGGTACGGGTCCGTGCCGTGCTCGAGCCGGAAGGTTCGCTACCACGCGGCTGGCTGATGATCGAGGGAGAGACCGAGCGGGAGCTCGCCCCCGATGGTACCCAGAGCTACGGGGTGAAGCTCCTGGTGCCTCCGGGCACTCCCGAGGGGAGCTACGCCTTCCGTCTCATCATCGCGGACGTCGCCAACCCCGACGAGGAGTTCGCCATCGGGCCGCTGGTGAACTTCCAGCTCCAGCGCCCCGCCCCGGTGGTCCCGAAGAAGAAGTTTCCCCTGTGGATCGCCCTGCTGGCGGCCGGGGTGCTCCTCATCACCGCGGGCGCCATCACCGCGGGCGTACTCCTGAGGGACGACGAGGAGCCGGGCTTGGGCGGCTCGGGCTCCGAGCCGACGGTGTTCCTGCGCTTCGACGGGCAGAACGACTATGTCGACCTGGGCGACCCACCGGCCCTCACCTTCCCGGGCACGGTCACGATGGAGGCGTGGATCCGCCCTCGGAGCATGGGCCCTGGCCTCTTCCAGAACATCCTCTCCCACGGCTACACCCTCGCCCCGAACGGTGAGCTCGTCCTGCGAATCGCCTCCGGGCAGTACCAGATCGTCTCCTGGAACGGCGTCAGCTTCTTCGCGGCGGCGCCCGTGCCTCCGGAGGACCTCGGTCAATGGGTCCACCTGGCTGGGGTGTACGACGGCACCCAGTGGCACCTCTACCGCAACGGCACCGAGCTGGTCGCCTCGGCCTCCACGGTCGGCGCCTTGTCCTTCACCGCCCCGTGGGCCATCGGGGCGCGCGGTGGTGGCACCGAACGCTTCTTCCAGGGGGACATCGCCGAGGTGCGCCTGTGGCGCGTCGCGCGCACCCCGGAGCAACTCCGTGACGACATGCGTCGTACCCTCGACGGCAATGAGGAGGGGCTCGTCGGGTACTGGCCCCTGAACGAAGGGCGAAGCACCCTGGCCCGAGACCGTTCCCCGAGCGAGGCGCACGGCGTGCTTCGCGGCCCTACATGGAGTGTTCCCTCGGGAGGGACCGAGGGGCAGACGAGCTCGCGGTAG
- a CDS encoding 3-oxoacyl-[acyl-carrier-protein] synthase III C-terminal domain-containing protein — protein sequence MSRDVFITSLGKFLPGEPISNEQMEEYLGKVRGRPSRARSRVLSQNGIKSRYYAIDREQRSRYRNWDLAVNAIQDALSRSPITLSEMDLLVTATTQADLVLPGFASQVHRALGGPACELASLHGICSAGMQALRTATLQVATGEAERAVVCASELVSRLLKAGHYEEVAGDKDALPFDAEFLRWMLSDGAGAAVLQDKPHPTRMSLKVDFIDIRSHANKYELGMYVGANRGKDGGFGTGWIDYNSFSEAAAAGVFTIKQDIRRLESLVTLGVDGFFALVDQGRIKPKEIDWFVVHFSSHYFKQPIVSLLEKGGIHIPEERWFSNLSTRGNTGCASIFLMLEELLNEGRFRPGERVFCMVPESGGFITCYAMLTVVAPSRAAVPELSSAAPAPMAEPGPLPLAPKEGGDPVREKLVRELTHVWVDFEAKLQKVPVIEKLVRGVFTVEDYRELLINMRQQVVEGSRWIARAASSITAEHLALRSSFIRHARDEHRDYEMLERHYVSVGGTQEAITRAPKNIGSEALSAWMFHRASQENPFDLLGAMFIIEGLGNRVARRWGLAIREQLGLQDEQVRFFLYHGDNDATHLDRLEGALGSGILTPELAARIVKTAKVTARLYLLQLEELGHV from the coding sequence ATGTCCCGAGACGTGTTCATCACCAGCCTGGGCAAGTTCCTGCCCGGCGAGCCCATCTCCAATGAGCAGATGGAAGAGTATCTCGGCAAGGTTCGGGGGCGACCCTCCCGTGCGCGCAGCCGGGTGCTGTCGCAGAACGGCATCAAGAGCCGCTACTACGCCATCGATCGGGAGCAGCGCTCGCGCTACCGCAACTGGGACCTGGCCGTGAACGCCATCCAGGATGCGCTCTCGCGCTCGCCCATCACCCTGAGCGAGATGGACCTGCTGGTCACCGCCACCACCCAGGCGGACCTGGTGCTGCCCGGCTTCGCCAGTCAGGTCCACCGCGCGCTGGGCGGGCCCGCGTGTGAGCTGGCCTCGCTGCACGGCATCTGCTCGGCCGGCATGCAGGCGCTGCGCACCGCCACGCTCCAGGTGGCCACGGGTGAGGCCGAGCGCGCCGTCGTGTGCGCCAGCGAGCTGGTGAGCCGGCTGCTCAAGGCGGGCCACTACGAGGAGGTGGCCGGGGACAAGGACGCGCTGCCCTTCGACGCCGAGTTCCTGCGCTGGATGCTGTCGGACGGCGCGGGCGCCGCGGTGCTCCAGGACAAGCCGCACCCCACGCGGATGAGCCTCAAGGTGGACTTCATCGACATCCGCTCGCACGCCAACAAGTACGAGCTGGGCATGTACGTGGGAGCCAACCGGGGCAAGGACGGCGGCTTCGGCACGGGGTGGATCGACTACAACTCCTTCAGCGAGGCAGCCGCCGCGGGCGTCTTCACCATCAAGCAGGACATCCGGCGGCTGGAGTCGCTGGTGACGCTGGGGGTGGACGGCTTCTTCGCGCTGGTGGACCAGGGGCGAATCAAGCCCAAGGAGATCGACTGGTTCGTCGTCCACTTCTCCTCGCACTACTTCAAGCAGCCCATCGTCAGCCTGCTGGAGAAAGGCGGGATTCACATCCCCGAGGAGCGCTGGTTCAGCAACCTCTCCACGCGCGGTAACACAGGGTGTGCCTCCATCTTCCTCATGCTCGAGGAGCTGCTGAACGAGGGCCGCTTCCGTCCCGGTGAGCGCGTCTTCTGCATGGTCCCCGAGAGCGGCGGCTTCATCACCTGCTACGCCATGCTCACGGTGGTGGCGCCCTCCCGCGCCGCCGTGCCCGAGCTGTCCAGCGCCGCGCCCGCGCCGATGGCCGAACCCGGTCCGCTGCCGCTCGCGCCCAAGGAGGGCGGAGACCCGGTGCGCGAGAAGCTCGTGCGAGAGCTGACGCACGTGTGGGTGGACTTCGAGGCGAAGCTGCAGAAGGTGCCCGTCATCGAGAAGCTGGTGCGAGGCGTGTTCACGGTGGAGGACTACCGGGAGCTGCTCATCAACATGCGCCAGCAGGTGGTGGAGGGCTCGCGGTGGATCGCTCGGGCGGCCTCCAGCATCACCGCCGAGCACCTGGCGTTGCGCTCCTCGTTCATCCGCCACGCGCGCGACGAGCACCGCGACTACGAGATGCTGGAGCGGCACTACGTCTCGGTGGGCGGCACGCAGGAGGCCATCACCCGCGCGCCGAAGAACATCGGCAGCGAGGCGCTCTCGGCGTGGATGTTCCACCGGGCGAGCCAGGAGAACCCGTTCGACCTGCTGGGCGCGATGTTCATCATCGAGGGCCTGGGCAACCGGGTGGCGCGGCGCTGGGGCCTGGCGATTCGGGAGCAGCTCGGGCTGCAGGACGAGCAGGTGCGTTTCTTCCTGTACCACGGGGACAACGACGCCACGCACCTGGACCGGCTGGAGGGCGCGCTGGGGTCGGGCATCCTCACGCCGGAGCTGGCCGCGCGCATCGTGAAGACAGCGAAGGTGACGGCGCGACTGTACCTCTTGCAGCTCGAGGAGCTGGGCCATGTTTGA
- a CDS encoding acyl-CoA desaturase, with protein sequence MFERLHPLWLIPFCVGYFLAAGMAINVAYHRVLSHRSLTLNRWLERAFVTLGIPAGTPIQWAGNHRWHHGHTDVEGDPHSPVRDGFWWAHVGWYIGTRNPVICFLYSIAGPLRVLYDGWNRPRTNQQYNHLAKDVAADPWYRFVSRPGPYLVLCILHVVVPLGGAWLLFGPVGVAAAWIMLVLIFNLGDAIDSVTHLWGERPYAEVHQARNNLFMGFATLGEGWHANHHSFPASARHGLLPGQFDFTWCVLRLFERLGLAKDLRVPSQAEIEARMHSPAPSSPIRVSLPQ encoded by the coding sequence ATGTTTGAGCGACTGCATCCGCTGTGGCTGATTCCCTTCTGCGTGGGTTACTTCCTAGCGGCGGGCATGGCCATCAACGTGGCCTACCACCGGGTGCTCTCGCACCGCTCGCTCACGCTCAACCGCTGGCTGGAGCGGGCATTCGTCACGCTGGGGATTCCGGCGGGCACGCCCATCCAGTGGGCGGGCAACCACCGCTGGCACCACGGACACACGGACGTGGAGGGAGACCCGCACTCGCCCGTGCGGGACGGGTTCTGGTGGGCGCACGTGGGCTGGTACATCGGCACGCGCAACCCGGTCATCTGCTTCCTGTACTCCATCGCCGGCCCGCTGCGGGTGCTCTATGACGGGTGGAACCGGCCGCGCACCAACCAGCAGTACAACCACCTGGCCAAGGACGTGGCGGCGGACCCCTGGTACCGCTTCGTCAGCCGGCCGGGGCCGTACCTGGTCCTGTGCATCCTCCATGTGGTGGTGCCCTTGGGTGGCGCGTGGCTGCTCTTCGGGCCCGTGGGCGTGGCGGCGGCCTGGATCATGCTGGTGCTCATCTTCAACCTGGGGGATGCCATCGACAGCGTGACGCACCTGTGGGGCGAGCGCCCGTATGCCGAGGTCCACCAGGCCCGCAACAACCTGTTCATGGGCTTCGCCACGCTGGGCGAGGGCTGGCACGCCAACCACCACAGCTTCCCCGCCAGCGCGCGCCACGGGCTCTTGCCGGGCCAGTTCGACTTCACCTGGTGCGTGCTGCGCCTCTTCGAGCGGCTGGGACTCGCCAAGGACCTGCGCGTGCCGAGTCAGGCCGAAATCGAAGCGCGCATGCACAGCCCTGCCCCCTCCTCTCCCATCCGCGTGAGCCTGCCTCAATGA
- a CDS encoding DUF6999 family protein: protein MSAIDPVEQLSNEPHDPRDPDPWVALFLDRSLPMNERTKAAMLVDQRSRSRQFLLPAIRPIARVLIIVFQIMKIFVSNRFTSSKLLHRLLSWGLKTFVSPEANYLVLRHFHVGSEILDFIARNTKELGVPTNPIRPTTLDHVKDEIFLNHDLNLYNFVIRLNRALREQGHTLKPPAKLDFSGISDEFPIEPMPRKWTNFIDLQSAIEIFTPMYQLFLTDRDFWRASNSLQLDETIAIYVATLMQAPGLVALVNNRHPMVPLSTMRAGFRLMLHGLSAESLHGFLVECKHGRMPQLARIVSTPNLAHQLPITEAA, encoded by the coding sequence ATGAGCGCCATCGATCCTGTCGAGCAGCTGAGCAATGAACCGCATGATCCGCGCGACCCGGATCCGTGGGTAGCGCTGTTCCTGGATCGCAGCCTGCCGATGAACGAGCGCACCAAGGCAGCGATGCTGGTGGATCAGCGCTCGCGCTCGCGACAGTTCCTGCTGCCGGCGATCCGCCCGATTGCCCGGGTGCTGATCATCGTCTTCCAGATCATGAAGATCTTCGTGTCCAACCGCTTCACGTCCTCGAAGCTGTTGCACCGGCTGCTGTCCTGGGGGCTGAAGACGTTCGTGAGCCCCGAGGCCAACTACCTGGTGCTGCGACACTTCCACGTGGGCTCGGAGATCCTGGACTTCATCGCCCGGAACACGAAGGAACTGGGGGTGCCGACCAACCCCATCCGCCCGACGACGCTGGATCATGTGAAGGACGAGATCTTCCTGAACCATGACCTGAATCTGTACAACTTCGTCATCCGGTTGAACCGGGCGCTCCGGGAGCAGGGGCATACGCTCAAGCCGCCCGCGAAGCTGGACTTCAGCGGCATCTCGGACGAGTTCCCGATCGAGCCGATGCCGCGCAAGTGGACGAACTTCATCGACCTGCAGTCGGCGATCGAAATCTTCACGCCGATGTACCAGTTGTTCCTCACGGACCGGGACTTCTGGCGCGCGAGCAACTCGCTGCAGCTGGACGAGACGATCGCCATCTACGTGGCCACGCTGATGCAGGCGCCGGGGCTGGTGGCGCTGGTGAACAACCGGCATCCGATGGTGCCACTGTCCACGATGCGCGCGGGCTTCCGGCTGATGCTGCACGGGCTCTCGGCCGAGTCGCTCCACGGCTTCCTGGTGGAGTGCAAGCACGGGCGGATGCCGCAGCTGGCGCGCATCGTCTCCACCCCGAACCTCGCGCACCAGTTGCCCATCACCGAAGCGGCATGA
- a CDS encoding FadR/GntR family transcriptional regulator → MERMGLVWRVEQDLERIISLGQLPKGGQLPGEQTLAQRYGVSRATVREALLRLAARGLVVQHPGRKSRAVALEQALTLENLSVALHAQSQASPQSRQLLEGFWALKRETAVEVLSACCEHSSEADLKRLLEACLLLEEAVRWEPQPRWAQREFELLRLAARTAERPGHLLLLQSLERSFWGMVDRAEFQLDSQAVLQWAKCAYEGLSQRDAQALRRQLPALLQASDERLLSKVWPAHDAPATPQALPMHMPPGTQSPARLQSARDELPEAASAKLPVDTTARAYESAKEDSHEAAQTDTCVGPLSVPGAPEYQVIPAQGTMGAPAGGELHKPVWLSDRFLTGAGDGPPCRGASSPGFGAPPGALGSRAADHLRIDEVSLRSDGWVSCEDKATLERGGSSGVSFDEASSTQDPVT, encoded by the coding sequence ATGGAACGGATGGGGCTTGTCTGGCGTGTGGAGCAGGACCTGGAGCGAATCATTTCGCTCGGCCAGCTACCCAAGGGAGGCCAACTCCCCGGAGAGCAAACCCTGGCGCAGCGTTACGGCGTCTCCCGCGCCACGGTGCGAGAGGCCCTCCTGAGGCTGGCGGCCCGAGGCCTGGTGGTGCAGCACCCTGGGCGCAAAAGCCGCGCGGTAGCCCTGGAGCAGGCGCTGACGCTCGAGAACCTGAGCGTGGCCCTGCACGCGCAGTCCCAAGCTTCTCCCCAGAGCCGACAGCTGCTGGAAGGCTTTTGGGCCCTCAAGCGAGAGACCGCGGTGGAGGTGCTGAGTGCCTGTTGCGAGCACTCCAGCGAGGCGGACTTGAAGCGACTGCTGGAGGCCTGCTTGCTCCTGGAGGAAGCGGTGCGCTGGGAGCCGCAGCCCCGCTGGGCTCAGCGCGAGTTCGAGCTGCTGCGACTGGCGGCACGCACCGCCGAGCGCCCGGGGCACCTGCTGCTATTGCAGTCACTGGAGCGTTCCTTCTGGGGCATGGTGGACCGGGCAGAGTTCCAACTGGACAGCCAAGCCGTACTTCAGTGGGCGAAGTGCGCTTATGAGGGCCTGAGTCAGAGGGACGCGCAGGCACTGAGGCGACAGTTGCCAGCGCTGCTCCAGGCCAGCGACGAGCGCCTCCTGAGCAAGGTGTGGCCGGCCCACGATGCACCTGCGACACCCCAGGCTTTGCCCATGCACATGCCGCCAGGCACTCAGAGTCCCGCGAGGCTTCAATCCGCTCGGGACGAGTTGCCCGAGGCAGCCTCCGCGAAGCTGCCGGTTGATACGACGGCACGTGCTTACGAGTCCGCGAAAGAGGACTCCCACGAGGCTGCTCAGACGGACACGTGTGTGGGGCCTCTCTCCGTCCCGGGTGCGCCTGAGTACCAAGTGATTCCTGCACAGGGGACTATGGGGGCCCCAGCCGGGGGCGAACTTCACAAACCTGTCTGGTTGTCAGACAGGTTTCTGACAGGCGCTGGCGACGGGCCGCCCTGTCGGGGCGCTTCCTCTCCCGGTTTCGGTGCTCCTCCAGGAGCATTGGGGTCCCGCGCCGCGGATCACCTGCGCATCGACGAGGTGTCGCTCCGTTCCGACGGTTGGGTCTCCTGCGAGGACAAGGCGACCCTCGAGCGTGGTGGCTCCTCGGGAGTGTCGTTCGATGAGGCCTCATCCACCCAAGACCCCGTCACCTGA